A single region of the Raphanus sativus cultivar WK10039 chromosome 1, ASM80110v3, whole genome shotgun sequence genome encodes:
- the LOC108858173 gene encoding uncharacterized protein LOC108858173, whose protein sequence is MAMFAKSKNIVSLVRELKPRKDTSRIEVRIIRLWKNYNKESGNTIEMVFVDREGTRIHASVGEQLINKYGEKLHEGDAIVVQLFKVFDAIGEYHIIGQIVNFGSLENKSIKGKDNMRLLIELRDHSNVKIMCTLWGGYAKQVYDYSMSNMSIMIICIIRFCSIKEWKGVYSISSGFNSTQILLNPTCSLVDEFKLCLPDNSLAITNKDSSQWSVASATSVRARFFVLNERLTIRDIVDSTLVGTFVTLGTIENIDTERGWQYLSCKYHNKKVMPTTNVDDDNRPLFYCNTCDKEHIDVIPRFKLIVHVKDDTGEANFLLFDGNAQVLNLDEDLLPEAVSDLFGKRILFEVSVDADNIKGKSSHYVVRIATADRELIEEFAALPVKQVLMLQSSDDISSGSGGLSGTPLSKRKSQDEQQSSLDDQHSVNKKLFLKKVKGE, encoded by the exons atggCGATGTTCGCAAAGTCAAAAAATATAGTATCTTTGGTCCGAGAATTAAAACCCCGTAAAGATACGTCCCGTATTGAAGTTAGGATTATTCGGTTGTGGAAGAACTACAACAAAGAATCAGGAAATACTATTGAAATGGTTTTTGTTGATAGAGAA GGGACAAGAATTCATGCTTCAGTTGGAGAACAACTCATCAACAAATATGGTGAAAAGCTACATGAGGGAGATGCAATTGTCGTCCAGTTGTTCAAGGTCTTCGATGCAATTGGTGAATATC ATATAATTGGACAAATCGTCAACTTTGGGTCGCTGGAAAACAAAAGCATTAAAGGCAAAGATAACATGAGGCTTTTGATCGAGCTACGTGACCATAG TAATGTCAAGATCATGTGTACTCTGTGGGGTGGTTATGCTAAACAAGTATACGACTACAGTATGAGTAACATGTCCATTATGATAATTTGTATTATCAGGTTCTGTTCCATTAAAGAGTGGAAAG GGGTTTACTCCATATCTAGCGGGTTTAATTCCACCCAAATTTTGCTAAACCCAACGTGTTCATTGGTTGATGAGTTTAAATTGTG TCTTCCTGATAATTCACTTGCTATAACAAACAAGGATAGTAGCCAATGGAGTGTTGCTAGTGCTACATCTGTTCGTGCCCGGTTTTTTGTTCTTAATGAGAGGCTAACAATAAGAGATATCGTTGACAGTACTCTG GTTGGAACTTTTGTCACCTTGGGGACTATTGAAAACATAGATACTGAGCGTGGTTGGCAATATCTAAGTTGCAAATACCACAACAAAAAAGTTATGCCTACAACCAATGTTGATGATGACAACCGTCCTTTGTTCTACTGTAATACATGTGATAAAGAACACATTGATGTCATTCCGAG gtttaaattaattgtcCACGTTAAAGATGATACCGGTGAGGcaaactttcttttgtttgatggcAATGCTCAAGTGCTT AATCTAGATGAAGACTTGTTACCAGAAGCTGTTAGCGACCTTTTTGGCAAAAGAATCCTTTTTGAGGTTTCAGTGGATGCTGATAACATCAAAGGAAAGAGCTCTCATTATGTTGTTCGAATTGCTACTGCTGATCGTGAACTGATTGAGGAATTTGCTGCTTTGCCAGTTAAACAG GTTCTAATGCTGCAGTCTTCAGATGATATTTCTTCTGGTTCAGGTGGTTTATCAGGAACTCCAttgtctaaaagaaaaagccaagaTGAACAACAAAGTAGCCTAGATGATCAACATTCCGTGAACAAGaaactttttctaaagaaaGTCAAGGGAGAGTAA
- the LOC130496979 gene encoding F-box protein At2g35280-like, with translation MGEDASVNNYDIISIGDSASSNDDHSNSDRTNYFRNISLSYFAAQPTEMLSKHLEFKELCFESGNPEAHYIEGILQLFVKEDEQAGLYHLRQSSDGGYIDGTYLYGLSLLAVERFHKGQKYLDKLGWKESRSTSDQCWERVKKSLTDIPYFMNQGYYIARANLETLCGCRSRKRRGRVCNHGYYYERLNQFVEFAMSKNN, from the coding sequence ATGGGAGAAGATGCATCGGTAAACAATTATGACATCATATCCATCGGTGATTCTGCGTCCTCAAATGACGATCACTCCAACTCAGATCGCACCAACTACTTCAGAAACATTTCCTTGTCATATTTTGCTGCCCAACCAACCGAAATGCTGTCTAAACACTTAGAGTTCAAGGAACTATGCTTTGAGAGTGGGAACCCTGAGGCACACTATATTGAGGGCATTCTTCAATTGTTCGTAAAGGAAGATGAGCAGGCAGGCCTATATCATTTACGCCAATCATCGGATGGAGGTTATATAGACGGTACGTATCTTTATGGTTTGTCACTGCTTGCTGTAGAACGATTTCATAAAGGTCAGAAGTATTTGGATAAACTGGGATGGAAGGAAAGTCGTTCAACCTCCGATCAATGCTGGGAAAGAGTAAAGAAATCTCTGACTGATATCCCGTACTTCATGAACCAAGGCTACTATATAGCTCGTGCCAACCTTGAGACACTCTGTGGTTGCCGCTCAAGGAAAAGACGTGGTCGAGTATGCAACCATGGTTACTACTATGAAAGGCTTAATCAATTTGTTGAGTTTGCTATGAGTAAAAACAACTAA
- the LOC108856575 gene encoding uncharacterized protein LOC108856575: MTGVPSYMIQNPKFEPYKPQKRYYYSSSLLSILLSIFTYVLIFYVFEVSPSSIFKDTKVLFFISNTLILIIAADYGAFTGKERPDFYGEYTVAAAAMRGRADHNYSPVPDFTYRENSKQENSGHAKIKITKDVVEYKQEEPMLKGIVSVSSPPEKIIREVSEEKPRDDVAIKKDKPVCEQTVANKESCKTRNHVYRRSYERTKSDKPQRVKTAKRRSYRRSESDSSKWMVVPEKWENVEDESEEFSKMSNEELNKRVEEFIQRFNKQIRLQSRVSST; the protein is encoded by the coding sequence ATGACAGGAGTTCCCTCGTACATGATCCAGAACCCTAAATTCGAACCTTACAAGCCCcaaaaaagatattattattcTTCTTCGTTGCTCTCCATCCTCTTATCCATCTTCACTTACGTTTTGATCTTTTACGTTTTCGAAGTATCTCCTTCGTCAATCTTCAAAGACACAAAGGTTTTGTTCTTCATCTCCAACACTCTCATCCTCATCATCGCTGCAGATTATGGCGCTTTCACTGGTAAGGAGAGGCCGGACTTCTACGGTGAATATACCGTGGCTGCTGCAGCGATGAGAGGCCGTGCAGATCATAACTATTCTCCAGTTCCTGACTTCACATATAGAGAAAACTCTAAACAGGAAAACTCTGGCCATGCTAAAATCAAAATCACTAAAGATGTCGTGGAATACAAGCAAGAAGAGCCGATGTTAAAAGGGATAGTCAGTGTTTCTTCACCTCCTGAGAAAATAATACGGGAGGTGAGTGAGGAGAAGCCGAGAGACGATGTGGCTATCAAGAAAGACAAACCAGTTTGTGAGCAAACAGTTGCTAATAAAGAATCTTGCAAGACAAGAAACCATGTGTACCGTAGATCTTACGAACGAACTAAATCAGATAAACCGCAACGGGTGAAGACAGCCAAACGTAGAAGCTATCGTCGAAGCGAATCGGATAGCTCGAAATGGATGGTTGTTCCGGAGAAATGGGAGAACGTTGAAGACGAATCTGAAGAGTTCTCAAAGATGTCGAACGAGGAGTTGAACAAGAGAGTCGAAGAGTTCATACAAAGGTTCAATAAACAGATCAGATTACAGTCACGGGTTTCTTCTACATGA
- the LOC108853446 gene encoding uncharacterized protein LOC108853446: MGDIWACLISFFSLIALVEIIVYEVDSEKEPIKRDSSPGPDSAPPSPKLASPAAEPLAMEVDSEKQTIKEERSPEPDTEKQSIKGERSPELVSLEIDNLFGFLAPSRRNMNMFVLLLLLFLNKTVFQGERGEFGQLPKTSDRPTCLCYCFYLFFFIII, from the exons ATGGGAGATATTTGGGCATGCCTTATATCCTTCTTCTCCCTCATCGCTCTTGTCGAAATCATCGTCTACGAG GTTGATTCTGAGAAAGAACCAATTAAAAGAGATAGTAGCCCTGGGCCTGACTCTGCTCCTCCTAGTCCGAAA CTTGCATCTCCTGCAGCAGAGCCTTTGGCTATGGAG GTTGATTCTGAGAAACAAACGATTAAAGAGGAGAGGAGCCCTGAACCTGATACTGAGAAACAATCGATTAAAGGAGAAAGGAGCCCTGAACTTGTCAGTCTTGAGATAGATAACTTGTTCGGATTCTTGGCCCCTTCGAGAAG aaATATGAACATGTTTGTGCTActgcttcttctcttcttgaaCAAGACAGTTTTTCAGGGGGAAAGAGGAGAGTTCGGCCAATTACCCAAAACATCAGACAGGCCAACATGTTTGTGCTACTgcttctatcttttttttttcataataatttga
- the LOC130496981 gene encoding F-box protein At2g35280-like, whose translation MGEDASVNNYDIISIGDSASSNDDHSNSDRTNYFRNISLSYFAAQPTEMLSKHLEFKELCFESGNPEAHYIEGILQLFVKEDEQAGLYHLRQSSDGGYIDGTYLYGLSLLAVERFHKGQKYLDKLGWKESRSTSDQCWERVKKSLTDIPYFMNQGYYIARANLETLCGCRSRKRRGRVCNHGYYYERLNQFVEFAMSKNN comes from the coding sequence ATGGGAGAAGATGCATCGGTAAACAATTATGACATCATATCCATCGGTGATTCTGCGTCCTCAAATGACGATCACTCCAACTCAGATCGCACCAACTACTTCAGAAACATTTCCTTGTCATATTTTGCTGCCCAACCAACCGAAATGCTGTCTAAACACTTAGAGTTCAAGGAACTATGCTTTGAGAGTGGGAACCCTGAGGCACACTATATTGAGGGCATTCTTCAATTGTTCGTAAAGGAAGACGAGCAGGCAGGCCTATATCATTTACGCCAATCATCGGATGGAGGTTATATAGACGGTACGTATCTTTATGGTTTGTCACTGCTTGCTGTAGAACGATTTCATAAAGGTCAGAAGTATTTGGATAAACTGGGATGGAAGGAAAGTCGTTCAACCTCCGATCAATGCTGGGAAAGAGTCAAGAAATCTCTGACTGATATCCCGTACTTCATGAACCAAGGCTACTATATAGCTCGTGCCAACCTTGAGACACTCTGTGGTTGCCGCTCAAGGAAAAGACGTGGTCGAGTATGCAACCATGGTTACTACTATGAAAGGCTTAATCAATTTGTTGAGTTTGCTATGAGTAAAAACAACTAA